A part of Antennarius striatus isolate MH-2024 chromosome 21, ASM4005453v1, whole genome shotgun sequence genomic DNA contains:
- the qki2 gene encoding protein quaking-B isoform X2, with translation MVGETEVKERPKSNPDYLMQLMNDRKVMSSLPNFSGIFTHLERLLDEEIGRVRKDMYNDTVNGGMFNGRDLEELPEAVGPVAQLQEKLYVPVKEYPDFNFVGRILGPRGLTAKQLEAETGCKIMVRGKGSMRDKKKEEMNRGKPNWEHLSEDLHVLITVEDTHNRAKIKLQRAINEVKKLLVPAAEGEDNLKKMQLMELAILNGTYRDANVKTPTAAFPLATPQAPRIITGPTPVLPPSLRNPAPVTTPTIMPLIRQIQSSALVPGANPHPALVQQGPESGIIYTPYEYPYTLTPSILEYPIDSTGVLVPSPCVFTGAMTTKVRRHDKRIHPYQRVVTPDRAATATNP, from the exons ATGGTGGGGGAGACAGAGGTGAAGGAGAGACCCAAGTCCAACCCGGACTACCTGATGCAGCTGATGAACGACCGGAAGGTCATGAGTTCCCTGCCCAACTTCAGCGGCATCTTCACGCATCTGGAGCGGCTTCTGGATGAAG AAATCGGCCGGGTGCGTAAGGACATGTACAACGACACGGTCAACGGCGGCATGTTCAACGGACGCGACCTGGAGGAGCTGCCCGAAGCCGTCGGCCCCGTGGCCCAGCTGCAGGAGAAGCTCTACGTCCCCGTCAAGGAGTACCCCGAC TTTAACTTCGTGGGGAGGATCCTGGGCCCCCGTGGACTGACCGCCAAACAGCTGGAGGCCGAGACCGGCTGCAAGATCATGGTGCGAGGAAAGGGTTCCATGAGGGACAAGAAGAAG GAGGAGATGAACCGAGGGAAGCCCAACTGGGAGCACCTGAGCGAGGACCTCCACGTCCTGATCACGGTGGAGGACACGCACAACCGCGCCAAGATCAAGCTCCAGCGCGCCATCAACGAGGTCAAAAAGCTGCTGGTGCCCGCC gccgAAGGGGAGGACAACCTGAAGAAGATGCAGCTGATGGAGCTGGCCATTCTCAACGGGACCTACAGAGACGCCAATGTTAAGACGC CCACCGCCGCCTTCCCTTTAGCGACCCCTCAGGCCCCTCGGATCATCACGGGCCCCACTCCCGTCCTGCCTCCCTCCTTGCGCAACCCGGCCCCGGTCACCACGCCGACCATCATGCCCCTGATCCGTCAGATCCAGAGCTCAGCCCTCGTCCCCGGGGCCAACCCGCACCCGGCGCTGGTGCAGCAAGGGCCCGAGTCCGGAATCATCTACACGCCATACGAGTACccgtacacactcacaccctcCATATTGGAATACCCGATCGACTCGACCGGAGTTTTAG TCCCTTCTCCCTGTGTTTTTACAG GTGCCATGACCACTAAGGTACGACGCCACGACAAGAGAATCCATCCTTACCAAAGGGTAGTGACCCCAGACAGAG CTGCCACGGCAACTAACCCATGA
- the qki2 gene encoding protein quaking-B isoform X4, giving the protein MVGETEVKERPKSNPDYLMQLMNDRKVMSSLPNFSGIFTHLERLLDEEIGRVRKDMYNDTVNGGMFNGRDLEELPEAVGPVAQLQEKLYVPVKEYPDFNFVGRILGPRGLTAKQLEAETGCKIMVRGKGSMRDKKKEEMNRGKPNWEHLSEDLHVLITVEDTHNRAKIKLQRAINEVKKLLVPAAEGEDNLKKMQLMELAILNGTYRDANVKTPTAAFPLATPQAPRIITGPTPVLPPSLRNPAPVTTPTIMPLIRQIQSSALVPGANPHPALVQQGPESGIIYTPYEYPYTLTPSILEYPIDSTGVLGAMTTKVRRHDKRIHPYQRVVTPDRAATATNP; this is encoded by the exons ATGGTGGGGGAGACAGAGGTGAAGGAGAGACCCAAGTCCAACCCGGACTACCTGATGCAGCTGATGAACGACCGGAAGGTCATGAGTTCCCTGCCCAACTTCAGCGGCATCTTCACGCATCTGGAGCGGCTTCTGGATGAAG AAATCGGCCGGGTGCGTAAGGACATGTACAACGACACGGTCAACGGCGGCATGTTCAACGGACGCGACCTGGAGGAGCTGCCCGAAGCCGTCGGCCCCGTGGCCCAGCTGCAGGAGAAGCTCTACGTCCCCGTCAAGGAGTACCCCGAC TTTAACTTCGTGGGGAGGATCCTGGGCCCCCGTGGACTGACCGCCAAACAGCTGGAGGCCGAGACCGGCTGCAAGATCATGGTGCGAGGAAAGGGTTCCATGAGGGACAAGAAGAAG GAGGAGATGAACCGAGGGAAGCCCAACTGGGAGCACCTGAGCGAGGACCTCCACGTCCTGATCACGGTGGAGGACACGCACAACCGCGCCAAGATCAAGCTCCAGCGCGCCATCAACGAGGTCAAAAAGCTGCTGGTGCCCGCC gccgAAGGGGAGGACAACCTGAAGAAGATGCAGCTGATGGAGCTGGCCATTCTCAACGGGACCTACAGAGACGCCAATGTTAAGACGC CCACCGCCGCCTTCCCTTTAGCGACCCCTCAGGCCCCTCGGATCATCACGGGCCCCACTCCCGTCCTGCCTCCCTCCTTGCGCAACCCGGCCCCGGTCACCACGCCGACCATCATGCCCCTGATCCGTCAGATCCAGAGCTCAGCCCTCGTCCCCGGGGCCAACCCGCACCCGGCGCTGGTGCAGCAAGGGCCCGAGTCCGGAATCATCTACACGCCATACGAGTACccgtacacactcacaccctcCATATTGGAATACCCGATCGACTCGACCGGAGTTTTAG GTGCCATGACCACTAAGGTACGACGCCACGACAAGAGAATCCATCCTTACCAAAGGGTAGTGACCCCAGACAGAG CTGCCACGGCAACTAACCCATGA
- the qki2 gene encoding protein quaking-B isoform X1 translates to MVGETEVKERPKSNPDYLMQLMNDRKVMSSLPNFSGIFTHLERLLDEEIGRVRKDMYNDTVNGGMFNGRDLEELPEAVGPVAQLQEKLYVPVKEYPDFNFVGRILGPRGLTAKQLEAETGCKIMVRGKGSMRDKKKEEMNRGKPNWEHLSEDLHVLITVEDTHNRAKIKLQRAINEVKKLLVPAAEGEDNLKKMQLMELAILNGTYRDANVKTPTAAFPLATPQAPRIITGPTPVLPPSLRNPAPVTTPTIMPLIRQIQSSALVPGANPHPALVQQGPESGIIYTPYEYPYTLTPSILEYPIDSTGVLVPSPCVFTAGAMTTKVRRHDKRIHPYQRVVTPDRAATATNP, encoded by the exons ATGGTGGGGGAGACAGAGGTGAAGGAGAGACCCAAGTCCAACCCGGACTACCTGATGCAGCTGATGAACGACCGGAAGGTCATGAGTTCCCTGCCCAACTTCAGCGGCATCTTCACGCATCTGGAGCGGCTTCTGGATGAAG AAATCGGCCGGGTGCGTAAGGACATGTACAACGACACGGTCAACGGCGGCATGTTCAACGGACGCGACCTGGAGGAGCTGCCCGAAGCCGTCGGCCCCGTGGCCCAGCTGCAGGAGAAGCTCTACGTCCCCGTCAAGGAGTACCCCGAC TTTAACTTCGTGGGGAGGATCCTGGGCCCCCGTGGACTGACCGCCAAACAGCTGGAGGCCGAGACCGGCTGCAAGATCATGGTGCGAGGAAAGGGTTCCATGAGGGACAAGAAGAAG GAGGAGATGAACCGAGGGAAGCCCAACTGGGAGCACCTGAGCGAGGACCTCCACGTCCTGATCACGGTGGAGGACACGCACAACCGCGCCAAGATCAAGCTCCAGCGCGCCATCAACGAGGTCAAAAAGCTGCTGGTGCCCGCC gccgAAGGGGAGGACAACCTGAAGAAGATGCAGCTGATGGAGCTGGCCATTCTCAACGGGACCTACAGAGACGCCAATGTTAAGACGC CCACCGCCGCCTTCCCTTTAGCGACCCCTCAGGCCCCTCGGATCATCACGGGCCCCACTCCCGTCCTGCCTCCCTCCTTGCGCAACCCGGCCCCGGTCACCACGCCGACCATCATGCCCCTGATCCGTCAGATCCAGAGCTCAGCCCTCGTCCCCGGGGCCAACCCGCACCCGGCGCTGGTGCAGCAAGGGCCCGAGTCCGGAATCATCTACACGCCATACGAGTACccgtacacactcacaccctcCATATTGGAATACCCGATCGACTCGACCGGAGTTTTAG TCCCTTCTCCCTGTGTTTTTACAG CAGGTGCCATGACCACTAAGGTACGACGCCACGACAAGAGAATCCATCCTTACCAAAGGGTAGTGACCCCAGACAGAG CTGCCACGGCAACTAACCCATGA
- the qki2 gene encoding protein quaking-B isoform X3, with protein sequence MVGETEVKERPKSNPDYLMQLMNDRKVMSSLPNFSGIFTHLERLLDEEIGRVRKDMYNDTVNGGMFNGRDLEELPEAVGPVAQLQEKLYVPVKEYPDFNFVGRILGPRGLTAKQLEAETGCKIMVRGKGSMRDKKKEEMNRGKPNWEHLSEDLHVLITVEDTHNRAKIKLQRAINEVKKLLVPAAEGEDNLKKMQLMELAILNGTYRDANVKTPTAAFPLATPQAPRIITGPTPVLPPSLRNPAPVTTPTIMPLIRQIQSSALVPGANPHPALVQQGPESGIIYTPYEYPYTLTPSILEYPIDSTGVLAGAMTTKVRRHDKRIHPYQRVVTPDRAATATNP encoded by the exons ATGGTGGGGGAGACAGAGGTGAAGGAGAGACCCAAGTCCAACCCGGACTACCTGATGCAGCTGATGAACGACCGGAAGGTCATGAGTTCCCTGCCCAACTTCAGCGGCATCTTCACGCATCTGGAGCGGCTTCTGGATGAAG AAATCGGCCGGGTGCGTAAGGACATGTACAACGACACGGTCAACGGCGGCATGTTCAACGGACGCGACCTGGAGGAGCTGCCCGAAGCCGTCGGCCCCGTGGCCCAGCTGCAGGAGAAGCTCTACGTCCCCGTCAAGGAGTACCCCGAC TTTAACTTCGTGGGGAGGATCCTGGGCCCCCGTGGACTGACCGCCAAACAGCTGGAGGCCGAGACCGGCTGCAAGATCATGGTGCGAGGAAAGGGTTCCATGAGGGACAAGAAGAAG GAGGAGATGAACCGAGGGAAGCCCAACTGGGAGCACCTGAGCGAGGACCTCCACGTCCTGATCACGGTGGAGGACACGCACAACCGCGCCAAGATCAAGCTCCAGCGCGCCATCAACGAGGTCAAAAAGCTGCTGGTGCCCGCC gccgAAGGGGAGGACAACCTGAAGAAGATGCAGCTGATGGAGCTGGCCATTCTCAACGGGACCTACAGAGACGCCAATGTTAAGACGC CCACCGCCGCCTTCCCTTTAGCGACCCCTCAGGCCCCTCGGATCATCACGGGCCCCACTCCCGTCCTGCCTCCCTCCTTGCGCAACCCGGCCCCGGTCACCACGCCGACCATCATGCCCCTGATCCGTCAGATCCAGAGCTCAGCCCTCGTCCCCGGGGCCAACCCGCACCCGGCGCTGGTGCAGCAAGGGCCCGAGTCCGGAATCATCTACACGCCATACGAGTACccgtacacactcacaccctcCATATTGGAATACCCGATCGACTCGACCGGAGTTTTAG CAGGTGCCATGACCACTAAGGTACGACGCCACGACAAGAGAATCCATCCTTACCAAAGGGTAGTGACCCCAGACAGAG CTGCCACGGCAACTAACCCATGA
- the qki2 gene encoding protein quaking-B isoform X5 encodes MVGETEVKERPKSNPDYLMQLMNDRKVMSSLPNFSGIFTHLERLLDEEIGRVRKDMYNDTVNGGMFNGRDLEELPEAVGPVAQLQEKLYVPVKEYPDFNFVGRILGPRGLTAKQLEAETGCKIMVRGKGSMRDKKKEEMNRGKPNWEHLSEDLHVLITVEDTHNRAKIKLQRAINEVKKLLVPAAEGEDNLKKMQLMELAILNGTYRDANVKTPTAAFPLATPQAPRIITGPTPVLPPSLRNPAPVTTPTIMPLIRQIQSSALVPGANPHPALVQQGPESGIIYTPYEYPYTLTPSILEYPIDSTGVLGMAFPTKG; translated from the exons ATGGTGGGGGAGACAGAGGTGAAGGAGAGACCCAAGTCCAACCCGGACTACCTGATGCAGCTGATGAACGACCGGAAGGTCATGAGTTCCCTGCCCAACTTCAGCGGCATCTTCACGCATCTGGAGCGGCTTCTGGATGAAG AAATCGGCCGGGTGCGTAAGGACATGTACAACGACACGGTCAACGGCGGCATGTTCAACGGACGCGACCTGGAGGAGCTGCCCGAAGCCGTCGGCCCCGTGGCCCAGCTGCAGGAGAAGCTCTACGTCCCCGTCAAGGAGTACCCCGAC TTTAACTTCGTGGGGAGGATCCTGGGCCCCCGTGGACTGACCGCCAAACAGCTGGAGGCCGAGACCGGCTGCAAGATCATGGTGCGAGGAAAGGGTTCCATGAGGGACAAGAAGAAG GAGGAGATGAACCGAGGGAAGCCCAACTGGGAGCACCTGAGCGAGGACCTCCACGTCCTGATCACGGTGGAGGACACGCACAACCGCGCCAAGATCAAGCTCCAGCGCGCCATCAACGAGGTCAAAAAGCTGCTGGTGCCCGCC gccgAAGGGGAGGACAACCTGAAGAAGATGCAGCTGATGGAGCTGGCCATTCTCAACGGGACCTACAGAGACGCCAATGTTAAGACGC CCACCGCCGCCTTCCCTTTAGCGACCCCTCAGGCCCCTCGGATCATCACGGGCCCCACTCCCGTCCTGCCTCCCTCCTTGCGCAACCCGGCCCCGGTCACCACGCCGACCATCATGCCCCTGATCCGTCAGATCCAGAGCTCAGCCCTCGTCCCCGGGGCCAACCCGCACCCGGCGCTGGTGCAGCAAGGGCCCGAGTCCGGAATCATCTACACGCCATACGAGTACccgtacacactcacaccctcCATATTGGAATACCCGATCGACTCGACCGGAGTTTTAG GTATGGCTTTCCCAACCAAAGGCTAA
- the timm23a gene encoding mitochondrial import inner membrane translocase subunit Tim23, with protein sequence MDNKSQGSGGIRGGFGNIFGGGAPEYSKSELASVPLTGASSLSPYLNVDPRYLVQDTDEFILPTGASKTRGRFELAFFTIGGSCMTGATLGALNGLRMGLKETRDLAWSKPRNVQIINMVTRQGASWANSLGSVALLYSVFGVAIEKARGAEDDINTVAAGTLTGMLFKSGSGLKGAARGGLVGLALSGAYALYNNWDHITGSSTSSRLY encoded by the exons ATGGACAACAAATCACAAGGATCAGGAGGAATCAGAGGCGGGTTTGGGAATATTTTTGGAGGAGGTGCCCCCGAATACTCCAAATCAGAGCTCGCCAGTGTTCCTT TGACCGGAGCCAGTTCTCTTTCTCCTTACCTCAATGTCGACCCTCGCTACCTGGTTCAG gacacagatgagTTCATCCTCCCCACAGGCGCCAGTAAGACGAGAGGGAGGTTTGAGCTGGCTTTCTTCACCATTGGAGGATCCTGCATGACTG GAGCGACGCTGGGAGCTCTGAATGGGCTCAGGATGGGCCTGAAGGAGACTCGAGACCTTGCGTGGTCCAAACCTCGTAATGTACA GATTATCAACATGGTGACCAGACAGGGGGCTTCCTGGGCCAACTCTCTGGGCTCTGTTG CCTTGCTATACAGCGTGTTCGGCGTGGCCATAGAGAAGGCCCGAGGGGCAGAGGATGACATCAACACAGTGGCTGCTGGGACGCTAACGGGGATGCTCTTTAAGTCAGGAA GTGGGTTAAAGGGGGCCGCCCGAGGAGGTCTGGTGGGTTTGGCCTTGTCCGGTGCCTACGCGCTCTACAACAACTGGGACCACATCACCGGCTCCTCCACGTCTTCCAGGCTGTACTAA
- the zgc:112285 gene encoding elastase-1 encodes MAVPAPPLLLLTSLLLPLLLSKAPQPAAAFTLNPGRQPQHKLLHLDWPKDCGTAHFKPNMAERIVSGNEARPHSWPWQVSLQVRPRGSKHYIHVCGGTLIHKNWVLTAAHCFQKGKAEDAGSWRIVLGKHQLKRSEMPERIFPVKRIYRHENFRYPAHSELDYDIALVKAATDINPSNFIRYACLPRKQTSLNPGHHCWVTGWGDTRGGKENVSLAEALNQARLPIIDFKTCRQKKFWGDRVRDSMICAGFRDKEDPPAACQGDSGGPLLCQLGRDRWEVHGVVSFGPIGCTVENKPSVFTRTAAYIPWMEATRIRDFFLH; translated from the exons ATGGCTGttcctgcacctcctctgctcctcctcacgTCTCTGCTGCTCCCgctgctcttgagcaaggcacctcAGCCTGCAGCCGCGTTCACGCTCAACCCGGGACGTCAGCCGCAACACAAGCTGCTGCATCTGG ACTGGCCGAAGGATTGTGGGACGGCGCACTTCAAACCCAATATGGCTGAGAGGATTGTGTCGGGGAACGAAGCCAGGCCTCACTCCTGGCCCTGGCAGGTCTCTCTGCAG GTTCGGCCCAGAGGAAGCAAACATTACATTCACGTGTGTGGAGGAACCCTGATCCACAAGAACTGGGTCCTCACGGCTGCTCACTGTTTCCAGAA GGGTAAAGCAGAGGATGCTGGGAGCTGGAGGATCGTCCTGGGGAAGCACCAGCTGAAGCGCTCGGAGATGCCAGAGAGGATTTTCCCGGTGAAGAGGATCTACCGGCACGAGAACTTCCGCTACCCGGCTCACAGCGAGCTGGACTACGACATCGCCCTGGTGAAGGCGGCCACCGACATCAACCCCTCCAACTTCATCCGATACGCCTGCCTGCCGCGCAAGCAGACCAGCCTCAACCCGGGACACCACTGCTGGGTCACCGGCTGGGGGGACACCCGGG GTGGGAAGGAGAATGTGTCTCTGGCAGAAGCTTTGAATCAGGCTCGCCTTCCCATCATCGACTTCAAAACCTGCCGGCAGAAGAAATTCTGGGGCGATCGAGTCCGGGACTCCATGATCTGCGCCGGCTTCAGGGACAAGGAGGACCCGCCGGCCGCGTGCCAG GGCGACTCTGGCGGACCCCTGCTGTGCCAGCTGGGACGCGACCGCTGGGAGGTGCACGGCGTGGTGAGTTTCGGCCCCATCGGCTGCACCGTGGAGAACAAGCCCAGCGTTTTCACTCGCACCGCCGCTTACATCCCCTGGATGGAGGCCACGCGCATCAGGGACTTCTTCCTGCACTGA
- the LOC137588732 gene encoding nascent polypeptide-associated complex subunit alpha, muscle-specific form, with amino-acid sequence MARRGRPASESYQPVFSSSGQLASISSEAVGLEDDADRAPIFSISKSSMDVVMATGPPHERDPSWTRMDLRRSYSTNARSEPHSATHKRLHPHLWQHIGAVKWPPQVQNVEVHSPPAHGERWFANRQRWSQGSGGTQSRSSTPETIVWRDRTSRPPSLTPDSPTSKPASPLTSTSPFISPTSPPGDLLTPSSFTNLNMHPRKDLPSPATPPPLSPPKSQTSSPMPSLSPTTEEEVFLEDNLLFFTFPSHQLTPVSLAGRGGAPGRGDDVIEGLQSPSSEDGGGGRLGYLMLNSPTKTEDAGPPVVLGDVCPAVRGWGSPLVSSRSDSQLGETCRCSLKTREDLTKIPKGGSFKDEGTMTSQLELADAAVQTVSPPGSSWGLMRNLSTSNMGSHSILGSPPGSRLNLKSSVGSHSNLVSPSSSMFPVSSGEEEKPGGDPTWSSSLHLSSSPHGLERRRSCLKIQGEESDGMGRRGSMKQVQWDENGMTWDVHGASPDQEVLTAAIRKYLEVHNSPPPKRPSSKKKKAPKPPLISNVVKAMAPELHPPVMIPMPTCMVEGGKGDTPDGAPEDGVGGGRKEEREESDGRRSNAEVEEEEIRDEGDPKSPSRGGGTNRKRSVMRALRRPRWCGGSSRTADD; translated from the coding sequence ATGGCGAGGCGTGGTCGCCCCGCGTCCGAGTCCTACCAGCCGGTCTTTTCCTCCAGCGGTCAGCTGGCGTCCATCTCCAGTGAAGCCGTGGGATTGGAGGATGACGCCGACCGCGCGCCCATTTTCTCTATCTCTAAGAGCTCCATGGATGTCGTCATGGCAACGGGGCCACCTCACGAGCGAGACCCGTCCTGGACGAGGATGGACCTGAGGCGCAGCTACAGCACCAACGCCCGCTCAGAGCCCCACTCGGCGACACACAAGAGGTTGCACCCCCACCTGTGGCAGCACATCGGCGCCGTCAAGTGGCCCCCCCAGGTGCAAAACGTGGAGGTCCACAGCCCCCCCGCACACGGTGAGCGCTGGTTTGCTAACAGGCAGCGCTGGAGCCAAGGTAGCGGCGGCACGCAGAGCCGCAGCAGCACTCCAGAGACCATCGTATGGAGAGACCGGACCTCACGCCCCCCCAGTCTCACCCCGGACTCCCCAACTTCCAAACCTGCCTCCCCCCTGACCAGCACCTCCCCCTTCATCTCCCCAACGTCACCACCGGGAGATCTTCTAACTCCTTCTTCATTCACAAATTTGAACATGCATCCCCGGAAAGACCTGCCCTCACCCGCAACACCTCCCCCGCTGTCGCCCCCCAAGTCTCAAACCTCCTCCCCCATGCCATCGCTCTCtcccaccacagaagaagaagtctTCCTCGAGGACAACTTGCTCTTCTTCACGTTTCCCTCTCATCAACTAACGCCCGTTAGCTTAGCGGGACGAGGCGGGGCTCCAGGTcgtggtgatgatgtcatagaaGGGCTTCAGAGTCCTTCATCagaggatgggggaggggggaggttaGGCTACCTGATGCTGAATTCCCCGACAAAGACCGAAGACGCTGGACCTCCGGTTGTTCTGGGGGACGTTTGTCCGGCGGTCCGAGGGTGGGGGTCGCCCCTGGTTTCATCCAGGAGCGACTCTCAGTTGGGGGAGACCTGCAGATGCAGCCTGAAGACCAGAGAAGATCTCACAAAAATCCCAAAGGGGGGGTCGTTTAAGGATGAGGGTACAATGACCTCGCAGCTCGAACTGGCGGACGCAGCGGTTCAGACCGTCTCCCCACCCGGCTCTTCGTGGGGCCTCATGAGGAACCTGTCGACCTCCAACATGGGCTCCCACTCCATCCTGGGGTCTCCACCTGGATCCAGACTCAACCTGAAGTCCTCGGTGGGGTCGCATTCCAATCTGGTGTCGCCATCCTCCAGCATGTTTCCTGTGAGTagcggagaggaggagaaaccaGGAGGTGACCCGACATGGAGCTCCTCGcttcatctctcctcctctcctcacggtctggagaggaggaggtcGTGTCTGAAGATCCAGGGGGAGGAGAGCGACGGGATGGGGAGGAGAGGCAGCATGAAGCAGGTGCAGTGGGACGAGAACGGGATGACGTGGGACGTTCACGGAGCGTCCCCGGATCAGGAGGTTCTGACCGCGGCCATACGGAAATACCTGGAGGTCCACAACAGCCCCCCACCCAAAAGACCTTCctccaagaagaagaaagctCCAAAACCTCCTCTCATATCAAACGTGGTGAAGGCCATGGCGCCGGAACTCCACCCACCCGTGATGATTCCTATGCCGACTTGTATGGTGGAAGGTGGGAAGGGGGACACGCCTGATGGGGCGCCGGAGgatggggtgggagggggcaggaaggaggagagagaagaatcTGATGGCAGAAGAAGTAATgcagaggtagaggaggaggagatcagAGATGAAGGCGATCCTAAGTCACCCTCACGGGGGGGTGGGACAAACCGCAAGAGGAGCGTGATGCGGGCCCTGAGGAGGCCCCGGTGGTGCGGGGGCTCCTCCAGGACGGCAGACGACTGA